From the genome of Verrucomicrobiia bacterium:
GAACGAGGTGGCCGCCGGGCGGTTGAAGGTGGCGCCGTGCCGGACGTATGCCAAGGCGGACGGGCTGCCCAGCCGGGAGTGCACCAGCGGGTCGCAGCCGGCGGCGTGGCGAGGCCCCGACGGCCGGCTATGGTTTCCGACGACGCGGGGGCTGGCGGTGGTGAATCCGGCGCAGTTGCTGCCCAACACCCATCCGCCGCCGGTGCGGGTGGAGAAGGTGCTGGTGGACGGTCAGGCGGTGGCGGTGCCGGAGGGGGTTGGGCCGGTGGTGTTGCCGCCGCGCAAGAGCCGGGTGGAGATCCATTACGCCAGCCTCAACCTGGGCGCGCCGGAGCGCGCGCGATTCCGGTATCAACTGGAGGGGCATGATCCCGGGCCGGTGGAGGCGGGGGACAGCCGGGTGGCGCGGTATGTGGTGTGGCCGCCGGGGACGTATCGTTTTCGGGTGACGGCGTGCAATGAAGACGGGGTGTGGAATGTGGAGGGGGCGGCGCTGGCGCTGGTGGTGCCGCCGCCGTGGTGGCGGACGGTGTGGTTTGTCTCGCTGGCGGGCGGGGGGGCGGTGGTGACGCTGGTGCTGCTCATCCGGCATTTTTCGACGGTGCGGCTGCGGCGGCAGCTTGAGGGGCTGCGCCAGAAGGAGGCGCTGGAGAAGGAGCGGGCGCGGATTGCGCGGGATTTGCATGATCAACTGGGGGCCAATCTGACGCAGATCGCGCTGCTCAGCGAGATGGTGGAGGCGGACCGGGAGCAGCCGGAGGAGGTGGCGGGGCATGCGCGGCAGATAGCGCAGACGGCGCGGGAGACGACGCGGGGGCTGGATGAGATTGTGTGGACGGTGAATCCGGCGAATGACACGGTGGAGGGTCTGGCCAATTATCTGTGCAAGTATGTGCACGATTATCTGACGGTGGCGGGGGTGCCGTGCCGGCTGGAGGTGCCGGCGGCCTTTCCGCCGGCCGCCATGGCGCCGGAGGTGCGGCATCATGTGTATATGACGGTGAAGGAGGCGGTGACCAATGTGGTGCGCCATGCGCAGGCGCGGCAGGTGTGGTTTCGCATTCGCGTGGAGGAGGAGGCCACGCTGGTTATCGAATTGGAGGACGACGGGCGGGGATTGGATTTGGAGCGGGTGAAGCAGACCAGCCGCAACGGTTTGAAAAACATGCAGAAACGCATGGCCGAGGCGCAGGGGCAGGTGGAGTTTCTGCCGCGCGCCGGGGGCGGGACGTGTGTGCGGTTGCGGTGCAGGATGGGGCCATGATGCCGCGGAGGCCGCGCCCAGGATGGCGCGCAGACGCCCGCCGC
Proteins encoded in this window:
- a CDS encoding histidine kinase yields the protein MAWLKRQDGLNNETVLAVCVDHENNLWVGTDGGGLARVRRQGFSTLESAGVWPVQSVCGDGGEGLWAGFNGMGLLHWTPGGARFYGRQEGLTRMQVWSVLRDSQGRVWAGTYGGGLLVWQSNRFVAAPLPVEGPAVVTTLYEDRQRRLWVGGQGGLVVWDGQAARRYTTNEGLSSAVITALAEDAEGTMYAGTYGGGLNVWREGRWSAVRKGPAGLPADEIAFLHCDSSNVLWVGTVSSGLARWDGRQWSRFTVREGLAGNAVAYLVEDEQGYFWIGSSVGLMRIARRDLNEVAAGRLKVAPCRTYAKADGLPSRECTSGSQPAAWRGPDGRLWFPTTRGLAVVNPAQLLPNTHPPPVRVEKVLVDGQAVAVPEGVGPVVLPPRKSRVEIHYASLNLGAPERARFRYQLEGHDPGPVEAGDSRVARYVVWPPGTYRFRVTACNEDGVWNVEGAALALVVPPPWWRTVWFVSLAGGGAVVTLVLLIRHFSTVRLRRQLEGLRQKEALEKERARIARDLHDQLGANLTQIALLSEMVEADREQPEEVAGHARQIAQTARETTRGLDEIVWTVNPANDTVEGLANYLCKYVHDYLTVAGVPCRLEVPAAFPPAAMAPEVRHHVYMTVKEAVTNVVRHAQARQVWFRIRVEEEATLVIELEDDGRGLDLERVKQTSRNGLKNMQKRMAEAQGQVEFLPRAGGGTCVRLRCRMGP